One Poecile atricapillus isolate bPoeAtr1 chromosome 29, bPoeAtr1.hap1, whole genome shotgun sequence genomic window carries:
- the AP3M2 gene encoding AP-3 complex subunit mu-2, producing MLPARGAGPAGEAREELSGGGACVESGFGGFAPAEPGAAAAMIHSLFLINASGDIFLEKHWKSVVSRSVCDYFFEAQERASEAENVPPVIPTPHHYLLSVYRHKIFFVAVIQSEVPPLFVIEFLHRVVDTFQDYFGVCSEVIIKDNVVVVYEVLEEMLDNGFPLATESNILKELIKPPTILRTVVNTITGSTNVGDQLPTGQLSVVPWRRTGVKYTNNEAYFDVIEEIDAIIDKSGSTITAEIQGVIDACVKLTGMPDLTLSFMNPRLLDDVSFHPCVRFKRWESERILSFIPPDGNFRLLSYHVSAQNLVAIPVYVKHNISFRDGSSLGRFEITVGPKQTMGKTVEGVMVTSQMPKSVLNMTLTPSQGTHVFDPVTKLLSWDVGKINPQKLPSLKGSVSLQAGTSKPDENPTINLQFKIQQLAISGLKVNRLDMYGEKYKPFKGIKYMTKAGKFQVRT from the exons ATGCTACCCGCgcgaggggcggggccagcggGGGAAGCGCGGGAGGAGCTTTcggggggcggggcctgtgTGGAGAGCGGTTTCGGGGGTTTCGCTCCGGCAGAGCCCGGCGCCGCTGCAGCCATGATCCACAGCCTGTTCCTGATCAACGCCTCGGGGGACATCTTCCTGGAGAAGCACTGGAAGAGCGTCGTCAGCCGCTCCGTCTGTGACTACTTCTTTGAGGCACAGGAACGGGCCTCGGAGGCGGAGAACGTGCCGCCGGTGATCCCCACGCCCCACCACTACCTCCTTAGCGTTTACCGCCATAAGATCTTCTTCGTGGCCGTCATCCAGAGTGAGGTGCCGCCGCTCTTCGTCATCGAGTTCCTGCACCGTGTCGTGGACACGTTCCAG GATTATTTTGGTGTCTGTTCAGAGGTAATAATCAAGGACAATGTTGTGGTGGTTTatgaggtgctggaggagatgcTGGACAATGGCTTTCCATTGGCAACAGAGTCTAATATACTTAAGGAACTGATAAAGCCTCCTACTATTCTGCGAACAGTCGTCAACACCATCACAG gAAGCACTAATGTGGGTGACCAGCTTCCCACTGGACAGCTCTCTGTGGTGCCTTGGAGACGTACTGGTGTAAAATATACCAACAATGAGGCCTATTTTGATGTGATTGAGGAGATAGATGCAATCATTGACAAATCGG GTTCCACGATTACTGCTGAAATACAAGGAGTGATTGATGCTTGTGTCAAGCTGACTGGGATGCCAGACCTTACTCTCTCCTTTATG aacCCTCGGTTATTGGATGATGTCAGTTTTCACCCATGTGTGCGTTTTAAGCGCTGGGAGTCAGAGAGAATACTCTCCTTCATTCCACCTGATGGAAATTTCCGCTTGCTGTCCTACCATGTCAGTGCTCAGAA CCTTGTGGCAATTCCTGTCTACGTTAAGCATAACATCAGTTTTCGTGATGGCAGCTCCCTGGGACGGTTTGAGATCACAGTGGGGCCAAAGCAGACTATGGGGAAGACTGTAGAGGGAGTGATGGTCACTAGCCAGATGCCAAAAAGTGTCTTAAATATGACCCTtacaccctcccagggaacacaTGTCTTTGATCCAGTTACAAAG TTACTGTCATGGGATGTTGGGAAAATAAACccccagaaactgccgagtCTGAAAGGGAGCGTGAGTCTGCAAGCTGGGACATCAAAACCAGATGAAAATCCCACCATTAACCTGCAGTTTAAAATTCAGCAGCTGGCTATATCTG GACTGAAGGTGAATCGCCTGGACATGTATGGGGAGAAGTACAAGCCATTCAAGGGGATAAAATACATGACTAAGGCTGGCAAGTTCCAAGTCCGAACCTAG